The Ooceraea biroi isolate clonal line C1 chromosome 1, Obir_v5.4, whole genome shotgun sequence genome has a window encoding:
- the LOC105286771 gene encoding dmX-like protein 2 isoform X1, translated as MNCHQILSGACNAGDRCYAVGSVEGISFTAYAAGCNIVILANNFERVQIIPGAVHNYIRISCLDCSTDTGKIAAAYENQVCIFEPTPLIHSTCSHQLEYRWVQTGSLQTESNITSLSWNLEGTRLLTGGELLQLWHQNIMPFQEEHAILPTATKPKTLQTEEASTTGSNHNVTANTSQDPGTVTFSIGGEAESPGPGDTSNDPGGWNCVWKCRTATPVHLMSFSPDGTLFATTGMNDRLVKIWFENKQLFPARSIDHTNFCQSVSNDNYSFVYVAHPRAVTHLSWRKTSKYMPKGSVSNMLVTSCRDNICRVWAETIPPEIEGLANMSQFEGSDRHGHHGKHRHHNMHKHRFMQRLKHMKTCFHIRRHAKQQHQAGHTLAPTLPTLPSTYSVHDFHNNYQTSGHYPGMHFHLAASINAETVYVHVIDIPLVPSLITGDPEREPNFILHWLNNKEMHFTMQAENILQELTRKVVEKEEGLQHQDAEHVEHDSEDECTKKGVRLQTQAQKQVVGGRSMSQEDHSSDEHHTAHTTSSHHSLVHSVHSHPSLSNTTSINSIATDATSTMNHAPDSLDTKIETLLRDWHHNPDLLFSIHPIDGSFLIWHIEWLDEYHPGSFRQAQISFSTRIPNAFPLGDASTMSHNVSMYSHNTGGPLLNIREVAKSSSKPADPSEVATPLPSLIEQDEEQSTLTSKTGQELLKNLENANDQNQTKTEGSALESNKNGQDADLLAHPSPIVSMVSKHSNGTLNLWQLTFADKTKFSQVLSIGHACRASGHRFRVNDITCHPVLPLLVTTSHHNIPEFSGTQSSESIETVSGSKHDTCKGKDIMSPTGFCSELILWRVDAVGPLSKSGGVSELARINSPEISAFSNVAWIPTLLPSTTLGNLSNSPSACFVASDGECLRVYQAVIDARTLLAEVSISERRSRMMDSMASLSTDMSSDDGIRHSIHDRIKIVSQQSTARPGCVIQLDAIADATHDWQNTQFLHVFQEQLITGERNDEKLPGVDTSSNDLGLMESTLDAMVDLQQSAIFEEPFYIVVLERTQQGTTVHMWRLVIASQPESTGLSGSMMYVPDSHLVQDEDDEGTPGRLGHEGRRSRRTSQTGGRSRRESQADFDSTFLPRRHQSHVLITTTKVCTQELPLPDGVEVIHAAPAAGHLSSSSIYPACFAPYIIVTACSDSTVRFWKCKVTKKPDDKLDYEWCEWEMTRKDQESTIDITGQPLNISAAYSGRIACAYKYGKSFTRPTKNDPDSRYVNLCVAIYECESTGGSEWILEDTIHLKNIHLPRIPVDQHLDLSYLYDSRFLQKKQRLTQVLQTLSHEDIRSSRNGENGDSTKANAGLLAVPSFSTLQSLRKSIIENGNTCPLTQKHLVQLDWVSKEDGSHILTVGVGSKIMLFTPVCSDLAQANMKAMKESQSNNRPILRKTSSLAQPQFVDEIRWMKLRKIELMTADGLPPLPMQISWVRDGILVVGMDSEMHVYSQWKPNPKNDCFHSNLQHQESDEFQASRNLRDEDLRTLAHETSQRRLANVSSMPHLSRVSSINLTMLDAKKKRGIQTENLSFDYMPDYGLFEASRIACPVLPQYHPKQLMELLNSGKIRWVKAILAHLVRCIGSSCSLRADDENLVKQRSGWSRSRTMSVSYVGTTSPLEPRGSTTQIPEELTLDYAEITSISPLPLWTLLMADKETNLPHQQNEDKHDYNELFDSNVDEGESLDDMLDEDYERSRQKDRRSSVPERQGISHFGPRQGRLLSRLLTHTHLPGLSSLDQMHLLALADTVSTCNVDFAERFAIDAAKNAIAKENLTGIPDGETVSTDSLDDCGLRFLLAMKHYNYLIRCLPLAQRAQFQKQGIASNNLVWAFHSESEEELLGLIPSYAKGQPKWSVLKELGVGWWIKSNTVLKKCVEKIAKAAFQHKQDPLDAAIYYLAMKKKNLVWGLFRNKRDDRMTTFFSNNFAENRWRKAALKNAFALLGKQRFEHAAAFFLLAGALKDAIDVCLSKLNDIQLAMVIARLYENDTSSPNMRRLLYEEILGCDKDGQNQDMSKVHPDPFLRSMALWILKDHSGSLNTLLLTNVGHMHPQYNDESDKPEGTTANPNVFNFYVYLRTHPLLIRQYIAVTAQDKKKGHSVVISGFSYGTETKSQPDKQLMLEDTITPLERQLYFTTAHAHFKAGCPALALEVLSKLPNKVMDTNGEDSPSLLSSPNKSKAQDTQIDTGIINWGNTSNGINDNKETATAVDWGTPSFDWSQSTKRMEEDKLELNWDDDEVGESEDIDSPPMSMKLDKKKEDKIEHKTEDDNKDAAKSAGQLDIMAQQLKFVACLKILMEELSTLATGFEVDGGQLRYQLYVWLEREVDALRQLCSYSTNADGDVNNASEYEGGMVDDVPPYKPGEQPTLHQILVAEKLDFEAKVQRAAKRKKWLKANETLLRTLLSYCSLHGASGGGLASVRMELVLLLQELQQEKTQQQLLSPLPFPTTLPLLSASVACNKTVVADPVRHLQSHAHDMLQTLVELRNPPMPNRNTHYCEVFIMRDLAVALSACIYQSLCDSDTFVMKHHQPESFPAVAEVETFSGGHLVASNRYHRRYSTDDGVCITTSPSKWPGVTNLRALLAREKDEDTPKLNILLCEAFVATYMSLFIYALSSCDSHILYRLVGQHFDNNTWSCLFGGGVKKLLRVASTSSQGGSTTNIERGDSVASEIQSTASGVWNTMTSLTKQRVKLNMKLLGPFTGQQPNMKEDKPTYREQFVSPQMSMISYFLMKPRIETEYADEIDYDSSDSAVSDLDSTDDEEDVFDTNTKPKSKPKDNTEHSNSNSYSWSVMRLAIVKILQQQLQDFLTVAGIEMQELPVSSPLIHGTLGIVAQWQDSLREELELKGPPAATYIPGCAPDPSPTPGKPAIHKYRSLLEKGNTPFNTRLASAAPANRLWCYLVRQELVQDIFIRAVFGKRRSLSTILESAQSIVDGVHRGTGEDKGSDSGTTSLPEPVRIIHKEQDSISAFCLNQVNPGLMALATPREVQEMNISLLLELPSWLEDECEFDIINLNKQPDPEPVQPTSFLVIQTAADRPLLAQSPQTNSPQPHSGIASQSGRGASVMKGMPAFPGSHDLRFCQFVADRSKHLLKPILKHKIDGIRRISSHPLLPLYLTGSQDGSVSLWEWGHQTAVATPRAPGTFAKVTRVRFSQHGNKFGVADSDGHLSLFQVACREGTARPFFTYQCHSKVTSDFVFLGACSLVATAGHGSEGRNVALWDTLLPQNKSLVQGFMCHEQGASALILAPQHQLLISGGKKGDINIFDVRQRQQRHRFQAHESAIKCLALDPHEEFFVSGAGDGDIKIWGLTVHSLLYSFPGEHPRSSFFKNIGQGVTQLHVDSAGRLFSCGADGSMKVRQLPERDCVVQALY; from the exons GCGTATGCTGCTGGCTGTAATATTGTGATTTTGGCCAACAATTTTGAACGAGTTCAGATAATCCCTGGAGCTGTACACAACTATATTAGAATCAGTTGTCTGGACTGCAGTACCGACACAGGAAAGATAGCTGCTGCTTATGAAAATCAAGTTTGCATATTTGAACCAACGCCGCTTATACACAGCACTTGCTCACAt caattGGAATACAGATGGGTTCAAACAGGAAGTCTGCAAACAGAATCAAACATCACCTCTCTGTCATGGAATTTAGAAGGCACAAGACTGTTAACAGGTGGCGAGTTGTTACAATTGTGGCATCAAAATATCATGCCGTTTCAAGAAGAGCACG CAATATTACCTACAGCTACAAAACCAAAAACATTACAAACAGAAGAAGCAAGCACTACTGGAAGCAATCATAATGTTACGGCAAACACTTCTCAGGATC CTGGTACGGTAACGTTTTCGATTGGAGGAGAAGCTGAGAGCCCCGGACCTGGAGACACATCCAATGATCCAGGCGGATGGAACTGTGTATGGAAATGTCGTACGGCCACACCAGTCCATCTTATGAGTTTCAGTCCTGATGGTACTCTATTCGCAACAACAGGAATGAATGATAGATTGGTTAAAATATGGTTCGAGAATAAACAAT TATTTCCAGCAAGAAGTATAGATCATACAAATTTCTGTCAGTCCGTGAGTAACGACAATTATAGTTTCGTTTATGTTGCACACCCACGTGCAGTAACTCATCTCTCCTGGCGCAAGACAAGTAAATACATGCCGAA AGGCTCCGTATCCAATATGCTGGTCACCTCGTGTCGTGACAATATCTGCCGAGTGTGGGCAGAGACGATACCTCCCGAGATCGAAGGTTTAGCTAATATGAGCCAGTTTGAAGGTTCCGATAGGCATGGTCATCATGGAAAACATCGTCATCATAACATGCACAAGCACCGATTTATGCAACGTCTCAAGCACATGaa AACGTGTTTTCATATTCGACGACATGCCAAGCAGCAACATCAAGCTGGACATACGCTGGCACCGACTCTACCAACTCTCCCATCTACGTATTCTGTACAtgattttcataataattatcaaaccTCTGGTCATTATCCGGGAATGCATTTTCACTTAGCAGCTAGCATCAATGCAGAAACTG TATACGTTCATGTTATAGATATACCGCTAGTACCAAGCCTAATTACCGGAGATCCTGAAAGAGAACCGAATTTTATCTTACACTggctaaataataaagaaatgcacTTCACCATGCAAGCCGAGAACATATTGCAGGAGTTAACGCGTAAGGTAgtggagaaggaggaaggtTTACAGCACCAGGATGCTGAACACGTGGAACATGATTCCGAGGATGAGTGTACGA AAAAGGGAGTTCGGCTGCAAACGCAAGCCCAAAAGCAAGTCGTCGGTGGACGATCAATGAGCCAAGAAGATCACAGTAGTGATGAACATCACACCGCACATACTACCTCATCTCATCACAGTCTGGTACACAGCGTGCATTCTCATCCAAGTCTTAG CAATACAACTTCCATCAATTCCATAGCAACAGATGCAACGTCCACCATGAACCATGCACCAGACTCACTGGATACGAAAATAGAAACGCTGTTACGCGATTGGCATCATAATCCGGACTTGCTATTCTCGATACATCCGATAGACGGCAGTTTTTTGATCTGGCACATTGAATGGCTGGACGAATATCATCCCGGATCCTTCCGACAAGCGCAAATCTCATTTTCCACTCGTATTCCGAACGCGTTCCCGCTCGGCGATGCGTCAACAATGAGTCACAATGTGTCGATGTACTCTCACAACACCGGTGGGCCCTTGCTGAATATCCGCGAAGTCGCGAAATCGTCGTCGAAGCCGGCCGATCCCAGCGAAGTCGCAACGCCTTTACCTAGTCTTATAGAACAAGATGAGGAGCAATCCACTCTGACTTCGAAGACGGGTCaggaattattgaaaaatctgGAGAACGCGAACGATCAGAATCAAACGAAAACTGAAGGCAGCGCATTAGAGAGCAATAAAAATGGGCAGGATGCAGATCTGTTGGCTCATCCTAGTCCGATTGTTTCGATGGTGTCGAAGCACTCCAATGGCACTCTGAATTTATGGCAGTTGACGTTCGCGGATAAAACGAAATTCTCACAAGTTCTGAGCATAGGCCACGCGTGCAGGGCTTCCGGGCACCGTTTCCGCGTGAACGATATCACTTGTCATCCCGTTCTGCCTCTGCTCGTAACGACCTCCCATCATAACATACCGGAATTTTCCGGTACACAGTCCTCAGAGTCTATCGAGACCGTGAGCGGCAGCAAACACGATACCTGTAAGGGTAAAGACATCATGTCGCCTACTGGCTTTTGCAGCGAATTGATATTGTGGCGAGTAGACGCCGTGGGACCTCTGTCAAAGAGCGGCGGAGTTTCCGAATTGGCGCGTATCAACTCGCCCGAAATATCGGCATTCAGTAATGTAGCTTGGATCCCGACATTATTGCCGAGCACGACACTGGGAAACTTGTCTAACTCGCCCAGTGCCTGCTTCGTAGCCAGCGACGGGGAGTGCCTAAGGGTCTACCAGGCTGTCATCGATGCCAGAACGTTACTGGCGGAAGTATCGATCAGCGAAAGAAGAAGTAGAATGATGGATTCGATGGCCAGTCTTTCGACGGACATGTCGTCGGACGACGGCATCAGGCACTCCATCCACGACAGAATAAAAATAGTGTCACAACAGTCGACCGCAAGACCGGGATGCGTTATACAGCTGGACGCTATTGCCGACGCCACGCACGATTGGCAGAACACGCAGTTTCTTCATGTCTTTCAAGAACAACTGATCACCGGTGAGAGAAACGATGAGAAGCTACCTGGCGTCGACACGTCGTCCAACGATTTGGGGCTGATGGAATCGACATTAGATGCCATGGTGGATTTACAACAGTCGGCGATCTTCGAGGAGCCGTTCTACATAGTGGTTCTCGAACGTACGCAACAGGGCACTACCGTGCATATGTGGCGACTGGTGATAGCGTCGCAACCGGAAAGTACTGGCTTATCGGGTTCGATGATGTACGTACCGGATTCCCATTTGGTccaggacgaggacgacgaaggTACACCTGGTAGACTGGGCCACGAAGGCAGACGATCACGTAGAACTAGTCAGACTGGCGGTCGGAGTCGACGTGAAAGCCAGGCCGATTTCGATTCGACATTTCTCCCCCGTCGCCATCAGAGTCATGTTCTTATCACCACTACGAAAGTTTGCACGCAGGAATTGCCGTTACCTGACGGAGTTGAGGTAATTCATGCCGCACCTGCTGCGGGACATTTGAGTAGCTCGTCGATTTATCCCGCCTGTTTTGCGCCATACATTATTGTAACAGCGTGCAGCGACAGCACCGTGCGCTTTTGGAAGTGTAAAGTAACAAAGAAGCCGGACGACAAGCTAGATTACGAGTGGTGCGAATGGGAGATGACGAGGAAAGATCAGGAATCCACTATCGACATCACCGGCCAGCCGTTGAACATAAGCGCGGCCTACAGTGGGCGCATCGCCTGCGCTTACAAGTATGGAAAGTCGTTTACGCGTCCTACGAAAAACGATCCGGATTCGCGCTACGTGAACCTCTGTGTCGCCATATACGAGTGCGAGAGCACGGGCGGCAGCGAGTGGATCCTCGAGGACACGATCCACCTGAAAAATATCCATCTACCGAGAATACCAGTCGATCAGCATCTGGATCTCAGTTATTTGTACGACAGTAGATTTTTGCAAAAGAAACAGCGGCTCACTCAGGTGTTGCAGACTCTCAGCCACGAGGATATACGGTCCTCGAGAAACGGGGAAAACGGCGATTCAACGAAAGCGAACGCTGGCTTATTAGCAGTTCCGTCGTTCAGTACTCTGCAATCTTTACGCAAGTCGATCATAGAGAATGGTAACACATGTCCGCTCACGCAGAAGCATCTGGTACAGCTTGATTGGGTCTCGAAAGAAGATGGTTCGCATATTTTGACCGTGGGCGTCGGGTCCAAGATCATGCTATTCACTCCTGTATGTTCGGATTTGGCGCAAGCTAATATGAAGGCAATGAAGGAATCTCAGAGTAACAATAGACCGATATTGAGAAAGACCTCATCACTGGCTCAACCACAATTCGTTGATGAGATTCGGTGGATGAAGTTGCGCAAGATCGAACTGATGACGGCGGACGGCCTACCACCCCTGCCTATGCAGATATCCTGGGTACGCGATGGCATCCTGGTTGTAGGCATGGATTCCGAGATGCACGTGTACTCGCAGTGGAAGCCGAATCCGAAGAACGATTGCTTCCACTCGAATCTGCAGCATCAAGAGTCCGATGAGTTTCAGGCGAGTCGCAACTTACGCGACGAGGATCTGCGCACATTAGCACACGAGACGTCTCAACGGCGATTGGCGAATGTGTCTTCCATGCCGCATCTGTCGCGCGTTAGCAGCATCAATCTGACGATGTTGGACGCTAAGAAGAAACGCGGTATACAAACTGAAAACTTGAGTTTCGACTACATGCCGGATTACGGATTGTTCGAGGCATCACGGATAGCTTGCCCGGTTTTGCCACAGTATCATCCCAAGCAGTTGATGGAGCTGCTAAACTCAGGGAAGATCAGATGGGTGAAGGCTATATTGGCGCATTTGGTGCGATGTATAGGCAGCTCCTGTTCCCTACGGGCGGATGATGAAAACCTAGTGAAACAGCGCAGTGGATGGTCACGATCGAGGACAATGTCGGTAAGTTACGTGGGCACAACGTCGCCGCTCGAACCAAGGGGCTCAACTACGCAAATCCCGGAGGAATTGACGCTGGATTACGCAGAGATCACGTCCATCTCCCCGCTTCCATTGTGGACCCTACTGATGGCCGATAAAGAAACCAATCTGCCCCATCAGCAGAACGAGGACAAGCACGATTACAACGAATTATTCGACAGTAATGTGGACGAGGGAGAATCGTTGGACGATATGTTAGACGAGGATTATGAGCGTTCGCGGCAAAAGGATAGACGATCTTCGGTGCCAGAAAGGCAAGGAATATCCCACTTCGGTCCTAGGCAGGGCAGACTGTTGTCGCGTCTCTTGACTCACACTCATCTCCCAGGATTGTCTAGTCTCGATCAGATGCATCTGCTCGCCCTGGCGGACACCGTGTCGACGTGCAACGTCGATTTCGCAGAAAGATTCGCAATTGACGCGGCAAAAAACGCGATCGCCAAAGAGAATCTAACGGGTATTCCGGACGGCGAAACTGTCTCTACCGATTCGTTGGATGACTGCGGCCTCAGATTCCTGTTGGCAATGAAGCACTATAATTATCTGATACGCTGTCTGCCGCTGGCGCAAAGAGCGCAATTTCAGAAACAGGGTATAGCATCGAACAATCTCGTGTGGGCGTTCCATTCCGAATCTGAGGAAGAGTTGCTGGGATTAATACCTTCTTATGCCAAAGGTCAACCAAAGTGGTCCGTGCTGAAGGAACTCGGCGTGGGCTGGTGGATCAAGAGTAATACGGTGCTTAAAAAATGCGTAGAAAAAATAGCGAAAGCTGCTTTCCAGCATAAGCAGGATCCTTTAGACGCGGCAATCTATTACTTAGcgatgaaaaagaagaatttagTATGGGGTCTGTTTAGAAATAAACGGGACGACAGGATGACGACCTTTTTCTCAAATAATTTCGCCGAAAACCGGTGGAGGAAGGCGGCTCTGAAGAATGCTTTCGCTCTGCTTGGAAAGCAACGATTTGAACATGCGGCGGCGTTCTTTTTGCTAGCTGGTGCGCTAAAGGACGCTATCGATGTGTGCTTGAGTAAACTTAACGACATTCAGCTCGCGATGGTAATAGCCCGGCTTTACGAAAACGATACGTCGTCGCCTAACATGAGAAGATTGTTGTACGAGGAGATCCTAGGCTGCGACAAAGATGGACAAAATCAAGATATGAGCAAGGTACATCCTGATCCTTTCTTGCGTAGTATGGCCCTATGGATTTTAAAGGATCATTCCGGTTCGCTTAACACTTTACTTCTGACCAATGTCGGTCACATGCATCCACAATATAACGATGAGTCTGACAAACCGGAGGGAACGACGG cgAATCCAAATGTTTTCAATTTCTACGTTTATCTTCGTACACATCCATTACTAATCAGACAATACATTGCGGTCACCGCGCAAGATAAGAAGAAGGGACATTCAGTAGTGATATCGGGCTTCAGTTACGGCACGGAGACGAAGAGTCAACCAGACAAACAATTAATGTTAGAAGACACCATTACTCCGTTGGAAAGGCAGCTGTACTTTACAACAGCACACGCACACTTTAAGGCTGGCTGTCCAGCTCTCGCTCTTGAGGTTTTGTCCAAACTACCAAATAAAGTAATGGATACAAATGGCGAGGATTCTCCTA GCTTACTAAGCAGTCCAAATAAGTCCAAAGCTCAGGATACTCAAATAGATACCGGTATTATTAACTGGGGAAATACATCAAATGGAATAAACGACAATAAAG AAACAGCCACCGCTGTAGATTGGGGTACGCCGTCATTTGACTGGTCTCAGAGTACTAAGCGCATGGAAGAGGATAAACTAGAATTAAACTGGGACGATGATGAAGTGGGCGAAAGCGAGGACATCGATAGTCCTCCCATGAGCATGAAACTCGACAAGAAAAAAGAGGATAAAATAGAGCATAAAACAGAGGATGATAACA AAGACGCGGCAAAGTCAGCTGGTCAATTGGACATTATGGCACAGCAATTGAAATTCGTTGCTTGCTTGAAGATCTTAATGGAGGAACTGTCTACGTTAGCAACAGGTTTTGAGGTGGACGGTGGTCAATTGCGATATCAATTGTATGTGTGGTTGGAGCGAGAGGTTGATGCACTGAGACAGCTTTGCAGCTATAGCACTAACGCAGATGGAGATGTGAACAACGCATCAGAgt ATGAAGGTGGTATGGTTGATGATGTTCCTCCATACAAACCTGGTGAGCAACCAACATTACATCAGATACTAGTGGCAGAAAAATTGGACTTTGAAGCTAAAGTACAGAGAGCTgctaaaagaaagaaatggcTGAAAg CTAACGAAACGTTATTGAGGACACTGTTATCATACTGTTCGTTGCATGGTGCATCGGGTGGAGGCCTAGCATCAGTAAGAATGGAATTGGTGCTTTTGCTACAGGAATTGCAACAGGAGAAGACTCAACAACAATTGCTCAGTCCCCTTCCTTTCCCCACTACGTTACCTCTGTTAAGCGCCAGTGTTGCTTGCAATAAGACCGTCGTGGCTGATCCGGTTCGACACTTGCAG TCTCACGCACATGATATGCTGCAAACATTGGTAGAACTGCGCAATCCGCCGATGCCTAATAGAAACACGCACTACTGTGAAGTATTTATTATGAGGGACTTAGCGGTGGCGCTTAGCGCTTGTATTTATCAGTCGCTCTGTGACTCGGATACGTTCGTTATGAAACATCATCAGCCGGAAAG TTTCCCGGCTGTTGCCGAAGTGGAAACGTTCTCGGGTGGCCATTTAGTTGCCTCGAACAGATATCACCGACGATATTCGACAGACGATGGTGTATGCATAACTACGTCGCCTTCTAAGTGGCCAGGAGTCACAAATTTGCGCGCATTGCTAGCTAGGGAGAAAGACGAAGACACCCCGAAGCTGAACATTTTGCTCTGCGAGGCTTTCGTGGCGACGTACATGAGCCTTTTTATCTACGCTTTGTCCAGTTGCGATAGCCATATCTTGTACAGACTAGTAGGACAACACTTTGACAATAATACATGGTCCTGCCTCTTTGGCGGTGGAGTCAAGAAATTGTTGCGCGTAGCAAGTACTAGTAGCCAG GGCGGTAGTACGACTAACATCGAACGGGGCGATAGCGTAGCGAGCGAGATCCAAAGCACCGCCAGCGGCGTATGGAACACCATGACGTCATTGACTAAACAGCGCGTCAAGCTTAACATGAAGCTGTTGGGGCCATTTACGGGACAACAACCGAATATGAAGGAAGATAAACCTACGTACAGAGAACAATTTGTTTCGCCCCAAATGAGCatgatttcttattttctcaTGAAG CCACGCATAGAGACCGAATACGCGGACGAAATTGATTATGATTCCTCTGATTCTGCGGTCTCGGACTTGGATTCTAcagacgacgaggaggacgtATTCGATACGAATACAAAGCCAAAGAGCAAACCAAAGGATAATACAGAACATAGCAATTCTAATTCGTACAGTTGGAGCGTTATGAGATTAGCAATAGTTAAAATACTACAACAACAATTGCAAGATTTTCTGACTGTCGCCGGCATAGAAATGCAAG aaTTACCTGTAAGTAGTCCACTAATCCACGGTACACTGGGCATTGTTGCACAGTGGCAAGATTCCTTACGCGAAGAATTGGAACTTAAGGGTCCACCAGCAGCGACTTACATACCTGGCTGTGCACCAGATCCTTCTCCTACACCTGGAAAGCCAGCGATTCATAAGTATCGATCCTTATTGGAAAAAGGAAACACACCCTTTAA CACACGATTGGCGTCTGCAGCACCTGCCAATCGCTTATGGTGTTACCTAGTTAGACAGGAATTGGTACAAGATATTTTCATTCGCGCAGTGTTTGGCAAACGAAGATCCCTGTCAACAATACTTGAAAGTGCCCAATCGATCGTTGACGGTGTACATCGAGGAACTGGAGAGGATAAGGGTAGTGACAGTGGTACTACAAGCTTGCCAGAACCAGTTAGAATTATTCACAAAGAACAAGATAGCATCAGTGCCTTCTGTCTTAATCAG GTAAATCCAGGTTTAATGGCCCTTGCTACACCACGGGAAGTGCAAGAAATGAACATTTCCTTGCTCCTAGAACTTCCATCGTGGCTGGAAGATGAATGTGAATTCGATATTATTAACTTGAATAAGCAACCTGATCCAGAACCTGTACAGCCAACCAGTTTCTTAGTCATACAA ACAGCAGCAGATCGTCCGTTGCTGGCACAGAGTCCTCAGACGAACAGTCCTCAGCCTCACTCAGGTATAGCCAGTCAAAGTGGACGTGGCGCGAGCGTG ATGAAGGGGATGCCTGCTTTTCCTGGCTCCCACGACCTGCGTTTCTGTCAATTTGTTGCTGATAGGAGCAAACACTTGTTAAAGCCG ATTCTGAAGCACAAAATCGATGGAATTAGAAGAATTTCTTCACATCCGCTTTTACCGCTTT ATTTAACCGGATCACAAGATGGCTCTGTGTCGTTATGGGAATGGGGACACCAGACAGCTGTCGCTACTCCAAGAGCGCCTGGAACCTTCGCTAAAGTGACCCGCGTGCGATTTTCTCAACACGGCAACAAATTCGGCGTGGCCGATTCCGATGGTCATCTGAGTCTATTTCAAGTTGCCTGCCGCGAAGGAACGGCTCGACCATTCTTC ACGTATCAATGCCACAGTAAAGTGACCTCGGACTTTGTCTTCCTCGGCGCGTGCAGTCTCGTAGCCACCGCAGGTCACGGCTCGGAAGGCCGGAATGTAGCATTGTGGGACACACTGCTTCCACAAAACAAGTCTCTTGTACAAG GCTTCATGTGTCATGAACAAGGAGCGAGTGCGTTAATACTGGCGCCGCAGCATCAATTGCTGATCAGCGGCGGCAAGAAGGGTGACATTAACATATTCGATGTGCGACAGCGGCAACAAAGGCACAGGTTCCAAGCGCACGAATCGGCTATAAAGTGTTTAGCGCTTGATCCACACGAGGAATTTTTCGTCAGTGGAGCAGGTGATGGTGACATTAAG ATATGGGGGTTGACCGTCCATTCCCTCTTGTACTCATTTCCTGGTGAGCATCCACGGTCCAGCTTCTTCAAGAACATAGGACAG GGTGTTACCCAGTTACACGTGGACTCCGCGGGTCGACTGTTCTCATGCGGAGCGGATGGTTCGATGAAAGTCCGTCAACTGCCAGAACGCGATTGTGTAGTACAAGCGCTTTATTAG